A window of Oncorhynchus kisutch isolate 150728-3 linkage group LG10, Okis_V2, whole genome shotgun sequence contains these coding sequences:
- the bloc1s2 gene encoding biogenesis of lysosome-related organelles complex 1 subunit 2, whose amino-acid sequence MAATGEEAAAMDSISRVPPVHPTVLSLGGSSEPRGEPSETAADGQVVPAAPKKPTTSSSDGGVETAEEAVEPDINELCTDMFDKMAVFLQGELTGTCEDYRLLENMNKLTSLKYMEMKDISINISRNLQDLNLKYASLQPYLDQINQIEEQVSSLEQAAYKLDTYSKKLEAKFKKLEKR is encoded by the exons ATGGCGGCCACGGGAGAGGAGGCTGCTGCGATGGATAGCATCTCTAGAGTACCCCCTGTCCATCCTACCGTTCTCAGCCTGGGAGGGAGCTCCGAACCCCGGGGAGAGCCTAGCGAGACTGCTGCTGACGGCCAGGTTGTGCCCGCGGCGCCCAAGAAGCCTACCACCAGCAGCA gtgacGGTGGGGTGGAGACTGCAGAGGAGGCTGTAGAACCAGACATCAATGAGCTCTGTACAGACATGTTCGATAAGATGGCGGTCTTCCTACAAGGAGAACTCACAG GCACCTGTGAGGACTACCGTCTGCTGGAGAATATGAACAAGCTGACCAGTCTGAAGTACATGGAGATGAAAGACATCAGCATTAATATCAGCAGGAACCTGCAGGACCTCAACCTCAAGT ACGCCAGCCTCCAGCCCTATCTAGACCAGATAAACCAGATTGAGGAACAAGTGTCGTCTCTGGAGCAGGCTGCTTATAAACTGGACACCTACTCCAAGAAGCTTG agGCCAAATTCAAGAAACTGGAGAAGCGATGA